In Pirellula sp. SH-Sr6A, the DNA window TGTACGACTTGTTCCAACAATCCATCGAAGTACCGTCGAATCTCGGCGATCTCACTCGGCGAATACACCTCGAGCGGTGTGATATATCCGGATCGATTGAAATGCTCGACTTGCTCCAGCGTTAGCACTTTGGGATTGCTATTAGAGCTCGGATAGAAGCGTAGATCCCGCTGGAGTGCTAGCAGCTCCGATTCGGTAGGAACGATAGCAAAGTCTTTAGTATTCAAGGTGTAAGTCCTTTCAGGGGAACATGGCTAGACGGAAGAATCGATCGAAGAGGAATGGGCGTGTTCGCTACGTGCGGCGCGCAACCAATACTGCACCGAAGCGCGAATGTGTTGGGACATAGCGGCCCTCGCTTGGGTCGCATCGCGTTGCAAGAGCGCTCGGACAATCGCGCGATGCTCTTCAAGCTCTTCGCGGAGCCGGTTCCCATCGGGCCCCTCGGAGGCTTTCATCCAAGACGCATCGCGAAGGGACCGAAAGAGTCGCGAAAGTCTTTGCAATTCCCGCTCCAAGAAAGGATTGCCGCAATGGTTTCGGATCAGCTCGTGCAACTTCGTATCCGCGGCTCGCGCCTGCTTGATCGGCTTCGAACCCTTCTTCACTTTGGCATCGATTTTGGCGAGATCGCGTTCGAGCGATTGCAGGGATTCGATAGGAATCCGAGAGGTCGCCCAACGAGTCGCCTCGCACTCCAGCGATTTGCGGACTCGACAAACCCCCGAAATCTCCCTCTTTGAAAACCGATGGATCACCGCGCCACGGTTGGGCAACAGATCGACCAACCCGATACCAGCTAGTTCGGCGAGTGCTTCGCGAACGGGCGTCAAACTCACCCCCGTCGCGCTGGCGATTTCTTGGGCGACCAATCGATCTCCGCCCCCCAGTCCCCCCGAGGCGATGCAATCCAGCACCCAAGCCACCACTTGCTCCCGTTTGTCCCCGTGCACCGCCATGAACGCCTCGAAACCGCCCGCATCGACAACCCAAGAAATTGTATACAATCAAGATAGATTATATACAATCGGCTCCGCCGTGTCCAGGTTGGCAATCCGCCTCCCCCCGAGTAAGCTTGGACGGCATCCGCCCGCGACACCCACCCCTTATGCGTGCAACTTCAACAAGGCTTCTGACGATGCCCCAAACAAAGCGTCTTGGTTCGGTGCAACAACTGGTTCTGCTCGTCATCGCGACAGGGATCGCCTCCGCAGTTGGCGACGCTCGCTGTGACGGCTCGGAACCCTTGACAGAACTTCGCGCGTTTCTGAGTCAGCCTCGCGCATCGCGAGGGGATTGGGCGGACCAATCCTTCGCGACACAGTCGTTATCCCGAGAACAGTGCGATTCCGCTGCAGCGCTTTTGATCGAGGACTGGAAGGAATCTCAGAGATCCGACCGCAAAAAGGAGCTGGAGCAGCGGGAGATCAAAATCGGGGAGTGGACGATGCCCTTTCACGTCGAAGTCTTCGGCGAAGCACCCGCTACCGGCAGGAGCTTGACCATCTCCATGCACGGGGGTGGCGGCGCTCCCAAACGGGTCAACGATCAGCAGTGGCAGAACCAGAAAAGGCTTTACCGCTTGGAGGAGGGGTATTACGTCGCCCCGCGCGCACCGGGCGACACATGGGACCTTTGGCATCAACCGCAAGTCGACCTTCTCTTCGCACGCTTGATCGAAAACTTCATTCTGGTGGAGGGCGTGAACCCGGATCGCGTTTACTTGATGGGCTACTCCGCCGGAGGCGATGGCGTGTATCAATTGGCACCGAGAATGGCGGATCGATTTGCGGCTGCGGC includes these proteins:
- a CDS encoding GntR family transcriptional regulator — encoded protein: MYTISWVVDAGGFEAFMAVHGDKREQVVAWVLDCIASGGLGGGDRLVAQEIASATGVSLTPVREALAELAGIGLVDLLPNRGAVIHRFSKREISGVCRVRKSLECEATRWATSRIPIESLQSLERDLAKIDAKVKKGSKPIKQARAADTKLHELIRNHCGNPFLERELQRLSRLFRSLRDASWMKASEGPDGNRLREELEEHRAIVRALLQRDATQARAAMSQHIRASVQYWLRAARSEHAHSSSIDSSV
- a CDS encoding alpha/beta hydrolase — translated: MPQTKRLGSVQQLVLLVIATGIASAVGDARCDGSEPLTELRAFLSQPRASRGDWADQSFATQSLSREQCDSAAALLIEDWKESQRSDRKKELEQREIKIGEWTMPFHVEVFGEAPATGRSLTISMHGGGGAPKRVNDQQWQNQKRLYRLEEGYYVAPRAPGDTWDLWHQPQVDLLFARLIENFILVEGVNPDRVYLMGYSAGGDGVYQLAPRMADRFAAAAMMAGHPNETSPLGLRNLPFTLHMGELDKAYDRNRIAKEWEGLLEELHTKDPGGYVHWVKIHEGKGHWMDRQDAEAIPWMTQHNRNITPSRILWKQDDVLAHRFYWLAIPEGTKPVDRALVTAEIETDRGEQTVRIQTNDVDRLLVRLRDDLVDLSKPVTVIWNEREVCRGPVERKIRVLATTLQERSDPRALFSAELEIAKPGPTAAPAAP